One Phoenix dactylifera cultivar Barhee BC4 chromosome 14, palm_55x_up_171113_PBpolish2nd_filt_p, whole genome shotgun sequence DNA window includes the following coding sequences:
- the LOC103706002 gene encoding CAAX prenyl protease 2 isoform X1 — MVVAPENPLSGESAAAGSVPGSAALAACAAMAIFYVAILYSPTLILRLPPPSSIDSFMIRRFACAIVSSAVSVLASAILLGLGRFRDLSSVLGVFGIRKDHLCQAVVFPLFLTSLLYAGSLVKKSWSLMITCGGVRPNSCCEVRPYGCDRSYAQRCLNWTSSCARNVMVWRNYVVAPFTEEMVFRACMIPLLLCGGFKTYTIIFLSPVFFSLAHLNHFLELYFQQKYSFLKAFLIVGLQLGYTVIFGWYASFLFIRTGNLISPIVAHIFCNMMGLPVLSSSRTKGVATMAFAAGLAGFCWLLFPATSPDLYNDQRDGCSCWQGYCSWN, encoded by the exons ATGGTGGTGGCGCCGGAGAATCCTCTCAGCGGAGAGTCGGCGGCGGCCGGCTCCGTGCCAGGATCGGCGGCGCTGGCGGCATGCGCGGCCATGGCCATCTTCTACGTTGCGATTCTCTACTCCCCGACTCTCATCCTCCGTCTCCCTCCCCCGAGCTCCATCGATAGCTTCATGATCCGGAGGTTCGCCTGCGCCATTGTTTCCTCCGCCGTCTCCGTGCTCGCCTCCGCCATTCTCCTCGGA CTAGGGAGATTCCGTGACTTGTCATCAGTTTTGGGTGTATTTGGCATTAGAAAAGACCACTTG TGCCAAGCTGTGgtctttcctcttttcttgacaTCTCTACTGTATGCTGGGTCACTGGTAAAGAAGTCCTGGTCACTGATGATTACATGCGGAGGAGTCAGGCCCAATTCTTGCTGTGAAGTCCGTCCGTATGGTTGTGATAGAAGCTATGCTCAAAGATGCCTTAACTGGACAAGCAGTTGTGCTCGTAATGTTATGGTCTGGCGAAACTATGTGGTG GCGCCATTTACAGAAGAGATGGTTTTCAGGGCATGTATGATTCCTCTGCTTCTTTGTGGAGGATTTAAAACTTATACCATCATATTTCTTAGCCCAGTTTTCTTCAGCTTAG caCACTTAAATCATTTCCTGGAGCTTTATTTTCAACAGAAATATAGCTTTTTGAAAGCTTTCCTGATTGTAG GTCTTCAGCTTGGCTATACTGTGATTTTTGGCTGGTATGCATCTTTTCTCTTCATCCGAACAG GGAACCTGATATCTCCTATCGTAGCTCATATATTTTGTAATATGATGGGGTTGCCTGTTTTGTCTTCTTCAAGGACTAAAG GAGTGGCAACTATGGCATTTGCAGCTGGCTTGGCAGGTTTCTGTTGGCTTTTATTTCCTGCCACAAGTCCGGATCTATACAATGATCAGAGAGATGGTTGTAGTTGTTGGCAGGGCTATTGCAGCTGGAACTAA
- the LOC103705984 gene encoding protein ADP-ribosyltransferase PARP3 isoform X2, translated as MKVHETRSQTHAQSSTEEEGKVGTRKQKAENEGQESEQQASKNKKAKVTNDENGDANGKSAADVAAEFEEFCKATREHLSIEEMRRILEANGQDSSGSDDAIVRRCQDMMFYGPPERCPLCNGQLECTGSNYSCRGAYSEWTTCTYATRDSPRKEQSVKVPEGIGDAMVQEWVNKQDSRTRHQRELTPLDKPLAGTMISLSGRLSRTHQYWREEIEKHGGKVSNTVPGVTCLVVSPAERERGGSSKVIEAMERSIPVVREAWLIDSIQKHAAQPLDAYDALSDLAPEGRGIPWDEREPSEEALESLTAELKLYGKRGVHKDSRLQESGGYIFEKDGILYNCAFSICDQGRGLNEYCITQLIMVPENRLHLYFKKGRVGDDPRAQERVEEWSMDDAVKEFVRLFEELTGNEFEPWEREKKFKKKPRKFYPIDMDDGFDVRYGGLGLRQLGVAAAHCKLESSVANFMKVLCSQEIYRYALMEMGLDSPDLPMGMLSDVHLKRCEEVLFKFREELRSAAESGHKANALWVDFSNKWFTLMHSTRPFIIRNLQELADHAAAALETVRDINVASRLIGDMTGATVDDPLFDRYKKIGCSITSLDKESDDYKMILKYLEKTYEPVEVGDVSYGVSVDNIFAVESSAGPSYDDIKKLPNKVLLWCGTRSSNLLRHLHKGLLPAICSIPVPGYMFGKAIVCSDAAAEAARYGFTAIDRPEGFLVLAVASLGDQITEISNAPEDTKALEEEAEVGVKGLGRKKPEESEHFTWKDDVKVPCGRLVPSECKDSPLEYNEYAVYDPKQVSIRFLVGVRYEEENMEMDAAE; from the exons ATGAAG GTTCATGAGACTAGGTCCCAGACCCATGCCCAATCTTCTACCGAGGAAGAAGGGAAGGTAGGGACAAGGAAGCAGAAGGCAGAGAACGAAGGACAAGAAAGTGAGCAACAGGCATCTAAGAACAAGAAGGCAAAGGTGACGAATGACGAGAATGGGGATGCAAATGGAAAATCTGCAGCTGATGTTGCTGCCGAGTTTGAGGAGTTCTGCAAGGCCACGAGAGAGCACCTTTCCATTGAAGAGATGCGTAGGATCCTTGAGGCTAATGGCCAAGATTCTTCTGGTTCTGATGATGCCATCGTCCGCAGATG CCAAGATATGATGTTTTATGGGCCTCCGGAGAGATGCCCGCTCTGCAACGGCCAGCTTGAGTGCACAGGGAGCAACTATTCATGCAGAGGTGCTTACAGTGAATGGACTACTTGCACATACGCTACAAGAGACTCGCCAAGGAAAGAGCAGTCCGTGAAAGTTCCTGAGGGGATTGGGGACGCCATGGTACAGGAG TGGGTTAATAAGCAAGACTCAAGGACCCGTCATCAGCGGGAGTTGACTCCATTGGATAAGCCTCTGGCTGGCACGATGATATCCCTCTCCGGGCGGCTCTCTCGAACCCAT CAATACTGGAGGGAGGAAATTGAGAAGCATGGAGGAAAGGTATCTAACACTGTTCCAG GTGTTACTTGCCTAGTCGTGTCCCCTGCTGAACGAGAGAGGGGTGGTTCATCTAAGGTGATAGAAGCAAT GGAGAGGAGCATTCCTGTGGTGAGAGAAGCCTGGCTGATCGACAGCATTCAGAAACATGCAGCTCAACCCTTGGATGCTTATGATGCTCTTTCTGATCTTGCTCCAGAAGGGAGGGGAATTCCATGGGACGAACGGGAACCTAGCGAAGAGGCTCTCGAGTCTTTAACAGCAGAG CTCAAGCTCTATGGCAAGAGAGGAGTCCACAAGGACTCTAGGTTGCAGGAGTCAGGTGGCTACATATTTGAGAAGGATGGAATTCTCTACAACTGTGCATTTTCCATTTGTGACCAGGGGAGAGGACTGAACGA ATATTGCATTACCCAGCTGATCATGGTGCCCGAGAATCGCTTGCATCTCTATTTCAAGAAGGGACGAGTTGGAGATGATCCCAGAGCACAAGAGAGGGTGGAGGAATGGAGCATGGACGATGCGGTGAAGGAGTTTGTTCGACTGTTTGAGGAGCTGACTGGCAATGAATTCGAGCCatgggagagagaaaagaagtttAAGAAAAAGCCTCGCAAGTTCTACCCCATAGACATG GATGATGGCTTTGATGTGCGTTATGGAGGTTTGGGTCTTCGTCAACTAGGAGTTGCAGCTGCTCACTGCAAGCTGGAATCATCGGTGGCGAACTTCATGAAAGTGCTATGCAGCCAGGAAATCTACAG GTATGCTCTGATGGAAATGGGACTGGACAGCCCAGATCTTCCCATGGGAATGCTATCCGATGTCCATCTAAAGAGAT GTGAGGAGGTGCTGTTCAAGTTTAGAGAGGAGCTCAGGTCGGCGGCGGAGTCAGGTCACAAGGCCAATGCACTGTGGGTGGACTTCAGCAATAAGTGGTTCACCCTAATGCACTCTACTCGGCCATTTATAATCAGAAATCTGCAAGAACTTGCTGACCAT GCGGCTGCAGCACTGGAAACAGTAAGGGACATCAATGTCGCATCGCGCCTTATAGGGGACATGACTGGAGCAACTGTCGACGACCCACTCTTTGACCGATACAAGAAGATAGGCTGTTCGATCACTTCTTTGGACAAGGAATCAGATGATTACAAGATGATCTTGAAGTATTTGGAGAAGACATATGAGCCTGTCGAAGTCGGTGATGTG AGCTATGGGGTATCTGTGGACAACATATTTGCTGTTGAGTCGAGTGCTGGCCCCTCGTATGATGACATAAAAAAGCTACCAAACAAGGTCCTGCTGTGGTGTG GTACTAGGAGTTCCAATCTACTCAGGCATTTGCACAAAGGGCTCTTGCCGGCAATTTGTTCAATACCTGTGCCTGGCTACATG TTTGGAAAAGCAATTGTATGCTCGGATGCAGCAGCTGAGGCTGCAAGGTATGGATTCACAGCGATAGACAGGCCAGAAGGGTTCTTGGTCTTAGCTGTTGCCTCTTTGGGGGATCAGATCACAGAGATATCTAATGCACCTGAG GATACGAAGGccctggaggaggaggcggaggtcgGTGTTAAAGGGCTGGGAAGGAAGAAACCTGAGGAATCTGAGCATTTTACTTGGAAAGATGATGTGAAGGTACCTTGCGGCCGCCTTGTTCCATCCGAGTGCAAGGACAGCCCACTCGAGTACAATGAATATGCCGTCTATGATCCTAAACAG GTGAGCATAAGATTTCTGGTGGGAGTGAGGTATGAAGAGGAGAACATGGAGATGGATGCTGCTGAATAG
- the LOC103706002 gene encoding CAAX prenyl protease 2 isoform X2: MVVAPENPLSGESAAAGSVPGSAALAACAAMAIFYVAILYSPTLILRLPPPSSIDSFMIRRFACAIVSSAVSVLASAILLGLGRFRDLSSVLGVFGIRKDHLAPFTEEMVFRACMIPLLLCGGFKTYTIIFLSPVFFSLAHLNHFLELYFQQKYSFLKAFLIVGLQLGYTVIFGWYASFLFIRTGNLISPIVAHIFCNMMGLPVLSSSRTKGVATMAFAAGLAGFCWLLFPATSPDLYNDQRDGCSCWQGYCSWN; the protein is encoded by the exons ATGGTGGTGGCGCCGGAGAATCCTCTCAGCGGAGAGTCGGCGGCGGCCGGCTCCGTGCCAGGATCGGCGGCGCTGGCGGCATGCGCGGCCATGGCCATCTTCTACGTTGCGATTCTCTACTCCCCGACTCTCATCCTCCGTCTCCCTCCCCCGAGCTCCATCGATAGCTTCATGATCCGGAGGTTCGCCTGCGCCATTGTTTCCTCCGCCGTCTCCGTGCTCGCCTCCGCCATTCTCCTCGGA CTAGGGAGATTCCGTGACTTGTCATCAGTTTTGGGTGTATTTGGCATTAGAAAAGACCACTTG GCGCCATTTACAGAAGAGATGGTTTTCAGGGCATGTATGATTCCTCTGCTTCTTTGTGGAGGATTTAAAACTTATACCATCATATTTCTTAGCCCAGTTTTCTTCAGCTTAG caCACTTAAATCATTTCCTGGAGCTTTATTTTCAACAGAAATATAGCTTTTTGAAAGCTTTCCTGATTGTAG GTCTTCAGCTTGGCTATACTGTGATTTTTGGCTGGTATGCATCTTTTCTCTTCATCCGAACAG GGAACCTGATATCTCCTATCGTAGCTCATATATTTTGTAATATGATGGGGTTGCCTGTTTTGTCTTCTTCAAGGACTAAAG GAGTGGCAACTATGGCATTTGCAGCTGGCTTGGCAGGTTTCTGTTGGCTTTTATTTCCTGCCACAAGTCCGGATCTATACAATGATCAGAGAGATGGTTGTAGTTGTTGGCAGGGCTATTGCAGCTGGAACTAA
- the LOC103705984 gene encoding protein ADP-ribosyltransferase PARP3 isoform X1 — MKVCSCFSLCLNEFVVRSLGKHIHCFILKRSQKLIDYSFTVYLEVHETRSQTHAQSSTEEEGKVGTRKQKAENEGQESEQQASKNKKAKVTNDENGDANGKSAADVAAEFEEFCKATREHLSIEEMRRILEANGQDSSGSDDAIVRRCQDMMFYGPPERCPLCNGQLECTGSNYSCRGAYSEWTTCTYATRDSPRKEQSVKVPEGIGDAMVQEWVNKQDSRTRHQRELTPLDKPLAGTMISLSGRLSRTHQYWREEIEKHGGKVSNTVPGVTCLVVSPAERERGGSSKVIEAMERSIPVVREAWLIDSIQKHAAQPLDAYDALSDLAPEGRGIPWDEREPSEEALESLTAELKLYGKRGVHKDSRLQESGGYIFEKDGILYNCAFSICDQGRGLNEYCITQLIMVPENRLHLYFKKGRVGDDPRAQERVEEWSMDDAVKEFVRLFEELTGNEFEPWEREKKFKKKPRKFYPIDMDDGFDVRYGGLGLRQLGVAAAHCKLESSVANFMKVLCSQEIYRYALMEMGLDSPDLPMGMLSDVHLKRCEEVLFKFREELRSAAESGHKANALWVDFSNKWFTLMHSTRPFIIRNLQELADHAAAALETVRDINVASRLIGDMTGATVDDPLFDRYKKIGCSITSLDKESDDYKMILKYLEKTYEPVEVGDVSYGVSVDNIFAVESSAGPSYDDIKKLPNKVLLWCGTRSSNLLRHLHKGLLPAICSIPVPGYMFGKAIVCSDAAAEAARYGFTAIDRPEGFLVLAVASLGDQITEISNAPEDTKALEEEAEVGVKGLGRKKPEESEHFTWKDDVKVPCGRLVPSECKDSPLEYNEYAVYDPKQVSIRFLVGVRYEEENMEMDAAE; from the exons ATGAAGGTGTGTTCTTGTTTCTCTCTATGCTTAAATGAATTTGTTGTAAGGAGTCTTGGTAAACACATTCattgttttattttgaaaagaTCACAAAAATTGATTGATTACTCGTTCACCGTTTACTTGGAGGTTCATGAGACTAGGTCCCAGACCCATGCCCAATCTTCTACCGAGGAAGAAGGGAAGGTAGGGACAAGGAAGCAGAAGGCAGAGAACGAAGGACAAGAAAGTGAGCAACAGGCATCTAAGAACAAGAAGGCAAAGGTGACGAATGACGAGAATGGGGATGCAAATGGAAAATCTGCAGCTGATGTTGCTGCCGAGTTTGAGGAGTTCTGCAAGGCCACGAGAGAGCACCTTTCCATTGAAGAGATGCGTAGGATCCTTGAGGCTAATGGCCAAGATTCTTCTGGTTCTGATGATGCCATCGTCCGCAGATG CCAAGATATGATGTTTTATGGGCCTCCGGAGAGATGCCCGCTCTGCAACGGCCAGCTTGAGTGCACAGGGAGCAACTATTCATGCAGAGGTGCTTACAGTGAATGGACTACTTGCACATACGCTACAAGAGACTCGCCAAGGAAAGAGCAGTCCGTGAAAGTTCCTGAGGGGATTGGGGACGCCATGGTACAGGAG TGGGTTAATAAGCAAGACTCAAGGACCCGTCATCAGCGGGAGTTGACTCCATTGGATAAGCCTCTGGCTGGCACGATGATATCCCTCTCCGGGCGGCTCTCTCGAACCCAT CAATACTGGAGGGAGGAAATTGAGAAGCATGGAGGAAAGGTATCTAACACTGTTCCAG GTGTTACTTGCCTAGTCGTGTCCCCTGCTGAACGAGAGAGGGGTGGTTCATCTAAGGTGATAGAAGCAAT GGAGAGGAGCATTCCTGTGGTGAGAGAAGCCTGGCTGATCGACAGCATTCAGAAACATGCAGCTCAACCCTTGGATGCTTATGATGCTCTTTCTGATCTTGCTCCAGAAGGGAGGGGAATTCCATGGGACGAACGGGAACCTAGCGAAGAGGCTCTCGAGTCTTTAACAGCAGAG CTCAAGCTCTATGGCAAGAGAGGAGTCCACAAGGACTCTAGGTTGCAGGAGTCAGGTGGCTACATATTTGAGAAGGATGGAATTCTCTACAACTGTGCATTTTCCATTTGTGACCAGGGGAGAGGACTGAACGA ATATTGCATTACCCAGCTGATCATGGTGCCCGAGAATCGCTTGCATCTCTATTTCAAGAAGGGACGAGTTGGAGATGATCCCAGAGCACAAGAGAGGGTGGAGGAATGGAGCATGGACGATGCGGTGAAGGAGTTTGTTCGACTGTTTGAGGAGCTGACTGGCAATGAATTCGAGCCatgggagagagaaaagaagtttAAGAAAAAGCCTCGCAAGTTCTACCCCATAGACATG GATGATGGCTTTGATGTGCGTTATGGAGGTTTGGGTCTTCGTCAACTAGGAGTTGCAGCTGCTCACTGCAAGCTGGAATCATCGGTGGCGAACTTCATGAAAGTGCTATGCAGCCAGGAAATCTACAG GTATGCTCTGATGGAAATGGGACTGGACAGCCCAGATCTTCCCATGGGAATGCTATCCGATGTCCATCTAAAGAGAT GTGAGGAGGTGCTGTTCAAGTTTAGAGAGGAGCTCAGGTCGGCGGCGGAGTCAGGTCACAAGGCCAATGCACTGTGGGTGGACTTCAGCAATAAGTGGTTCACCCTAATGCACTCTACTCGGCCATTTATAATCAGAAATCTGCAAGAACTTGCTGACCAT GCGGCTGCAGCACTGGAAACAGTAAGGGACATCAATGTCGCATCGCGCCTTATAGGGGACATGACTGGAGCAACTGTCGACGACCCACTCTTTGACCGATACAAGAAGATAGGCTGTTCGATCACTTCTTTGGACAAGGAATCAGATGATTACAAGATGATCTTGAAGTATTTGGAGAAGACATATGAGCCTGTCGAAGTCGGTGATGTG AGCTATGGGGTATCTGTGGACAACATATTTGCTGTTGAGTCGAGTGCTGGCCCCTCGTATGATGACATAAAAAAGCTACCAAACAAGGTCCTGCTGTGGTGTG GTACTAGGAGTTCCAATCTACTCAGGCATTTGCACAAAGGGCTCTTGCCGGCAATTTGTTCAATACCTGTGCCTGGCTACATG TTTGGAAAAGCAATTGTATGCTCGGATGCAGCAGCTGAGGCTGCAAGGTATGGATTCACAGCGATAGACAGGCCAGAAGGGTTCTTGGTCTTAGCTGTTGCCTCTTTGGGGGATCAGATCACAGAGATATCTAATGCACCTGAG GATACGAAGGccctggaggaggaggcggaggtcgGTGTTAAAGGGCTGGGAAGGAAGAAACCTGAGGAATCTGAGCATTTTACTTGGAAAGATGATGTGAAGGTACCTTGCGGCCGCCTTGTTCCATCCGAGTGCAAGGACAGCCCACTCGAGTACAATGAATATGCCGTCTATGATCCTAAACAG GTGAGCATAAGATTTCTGGTGGGAGTGAGGTATGAAGAGGAGAACATGGAGATGGATGCTGCTGAATAG